In Fluviispira sanaruensis, a genomic segment contains:
- the rarD gene encoding EamA family transporter RarD: MENSQSNRKLGLCLIILAFSIWGLIPLYFKTLIEVSPLEILAHRAVWSLFFLIGILLIQKQFMQIFECLKNKKYRYYLILTAILISSNWLIYIWAILHNYLMEASLGYFLTPLLNILLGVLFLKENLNFMQKISLSITIVALFVQFSSAQFFGVGPWISMSLALTFGIYSLIRKKIEVNSEIGLSIETLYLFPFAFGYLVYIYLNQNMVFLSSVNTSLILIFSGVVTALPLLLFVAGSKYLPLSSVGFFQYISPTSQLLIAIFVYNEKASVEKIISFSLVWFALSLYIIHNVYQIYFNKKIQIKS; this comes from the coding sequence ATGGAAAACTCACAATCAAATAGAAAATTAGGTCTATGTCTCATAATTTTAGCATTTTCAATTTGGGGATTGATTCCACTCTATTTCAAAACATTAATTGAGGTTAGTCCACTCGAAATTCTTGCCCACAGAGCAGTTTGGTCTTTATTTTTTCTGATTGGAATATTATTGATACAAAAACAATTTATGCAAATATTTGAATGCTTAAAAAATAAAAAATATAGATATTATTTAATATTAACAGCAATTCTGATTTCTTCAAATTGGCTTATTTATATTTGGGCAATACTGCATAACTATCTCATGGAAGCCAGTCTCGGATATTTTTTAACTCCGTTGCTAAATATATTGCTTGGAGTTCTTTTTTTAAAAGAAAATTTAAATTTCATGCAAAAAATTTCTCTAAGTATAACAATTGTAGCCCTTTTCGTGCAGTTTTCCTCTGCCCAATTTTTTGGTGTCGGCCCTTGGATCAGTATGAGCTTGGCATTAACTTTTGGTATTTACAGTCTGATTAGAAAAAAAATTGAAGTCAATTCTGAAATTGGTTTGAGTATAGAAACTTTATATTTATTTCCATTTGCATTTGGCTATTTAGTATATATTTACTTAAACCAAAATATGGTTTTTTTGAGCTCTGTAAATACAAGTTTGATACTTATATTTAGCGGCGTTGTAACAGCATTGCCACTGCTTCTCTTTGTTGCTGGTAGCAAATATTTACCGCTCTCGAGTGTTGGATTTTTTCAATATATTTCCCCAACCAGTCAACTCTTAATTGCAATATTTGTATACAATGAAAAAGCAAGTGTAGAAAAAATTATTAGCTTTTCGCTCGTTTGGTTCGCTCTTTCGCTCTATATTATTCATAATGTTTATCAAATCTATTTTAACAAAAAAATTCAAATAAAGTCATAA